A single region of the Triticum dicoccoides isolate Atlit2015 ecotype Zavitan chromosome 2B, WEW_v2.0, whole genome shotgun sequence genome encodes:
- the LOC119361767 gene encoding putative receptor-like protein kinase At4g00960: MDFKLHEIEAITNNFAEEQKVGSGGYGDVYRATHKGEEIAVKKLHQLHGLDDKEFHAEYRNLRKVRHQNVVRLIGYCYETRNKYMDHKGDLVFAKIMERVLCFEYMHGGSLDKHITDESCKLDWPICYKIIRGTCEGLHHLHTAQEKPIFHLDIKPANILLDKSMTPKIADLGLSKLVSSTLTHKTETAKGTQGYMPPEYVESGSVSKKFDVFSLGVVIIKMMAGNMGYFCRAEKSSKDFIEHVTENWTRRLQEKPGYSSHEIDILRVSTTVEITLRCVAKDRNERPSIEDVVHELAELEAKIEKMSLASDLPKDLTFQRSCNANILSVDPPRVLRFLFELRKEASYCLHLTNNTGGFIAFNILIDKNKYSVRPGQGTIPPFSSRDVGVILQAQEAAPPYMRCDDKLVVQSTSISQDIVIDYEELFKTAMANEVVDVVKLRVAYGTLDQ, translated from the exons ATGGATTTTAAACTCCATGAGATCGAAGCTATCACAAACAACTTTGCAGAGGAACAGAAAGTTGGCAGCGGTGGGTACGGAGATGTTTACAGG GCCACTCATAAAGGAGAAGAAATTGCCGTGAAGAAGCTCCATCAACTGCACGGACTCGATGATAAGGAATTCCACGCCGAATACCGTAACCTTCGTAAGGTACGCCACCAAAATGTTGTGCGGCTAATTGGCTACTGCTACGAGACTCGGAACAAATACATGGATCATAAAGGGGATCTCGTCTTCGCGAAAATTATGGAACGGGTGCTCTGCTTCGAATATATGCACGGTGGAAGCCTCGATAAACATATTACAG ATGAATCTTGTAAACTTGATTGGCCCATATGCTACAAAATCATCAGAGGGACTTGTGAGGGCTTACATCACCTTCACACCGCGCAGGAGAAGCCTATTTTCCATCTAGACATAAAACCAGCCAACATATTGCTGGATAAGAGCATGACGCCTAAAATCGCGGATCTTGGTTTGTCCAAACTTGTTTCTTCGACATTAACACATAAAACAGAGACTGCCAAAGGGACACA AGGGTACATGCCCCCGGAATATGTAGAAAGTGGCTCTGTATCGAAGAAGTTTGACGTATTCAGTTTGGGAGTGGTGATTATAAAAATGATGGCCGGTAATATGGGCTACTTCTGTCGTGCTGAAAAGTCTTCCAAAGACTTCATTGAGCAT GTAACTGAAAACTGGACGAGAAGGTTGCAGGAAAAGCCTGGATATTCCTCGCACGAAATAGATATCCTCCGAGTGAGTACAACTGTGGAGATTACACTAAGGTGTGTGGCCAAGGACAGAAACGAAAGGCCATCTATCGAGGACGTCGTCCATGAACTTGCGGAACTAGAAGCTAAGATTGAGAAAATGTCACTAGCTTCTGATCTGCCAAAAGACCTCACTTTCCAG AGAAGCTGCAACGCTAACATTCTGTCGGTGGATCCGCCCAGGGTGCTGAGGTTCCTCTTTGAGCTAAGGAAGGAAGCGTCGTATTGCCTGCACCTAACCAACAACACGGGTGGCTTCATCGCATTCAACATATTGATCGATAAGAACAAGTACAGTGTGCGGCCAGGCCAAGGGACCATCCCTCCATTCTCCAGCCGTGACGTGGGCGTGATTCTGCAAGCGCAGGAGGCGGCGCCACCATACATGCGGTGCGATGACAAGCTCGTCGTGCAGAGCACCAGCATCAGCCAAGATATCGTGATCGATTATGAAGAATTGTTCAAGACGGCCATGGCGAATGAGGTGGTTGATGTTGTGAAGCTGCGAGTCGCTTATGGCACATTGGACCAGTAG